A part of Caloenas nicobarica isolate bCalNic1 chromosome 10, bCalNic1.hap1, whole genome shotgun sequence genomic DNA contains:
- the CHRNA5 gene encoding neuronal acetylcholine receptor subunit alpha-5 gives MAELGARLRCCRSLCGRPLLLLTCLFAPFLGQPGAGPAARAPYAGVSEPSLIAKSEDRLFKHLFEDYQRWVRPVERLNDTIKIKFGLAISQLVDVDEKNQLMTTNVWLKQEWVDVKLRWNPEDYAGITSIRVPSDSIWIPDIVLYDNADGRFEGTSTKTVVKYDGTIAWTPPANYKSSCTIDVTFFPFDLQNCSMKFGSWTYDGSQVDIILEDYDVDKRDFFDNGEWEIVTATGSKGNRTDGCCWYPFVTYSFIIRRLPLFYTLFLIIPCIGLSFLTVLVFYLPSNEGEKISLCTSVLVSLTVFLLVIEEIIPSSSKVIPLIGEYLVFTMIFVTLSIVITVFAINIHHRSSSTHNAMAPWVRKIFLHKLPKLLCMRSHVDRYFAQKEETGNVNGSESSRNTLEAALDSIRYITRHVMKENEVREVVEDWKFIAQVLDRMFLWTFLLVSIIGSLLLFIPVIHKWASIIVPTHIGSTNA, from the exons gtGTATCTGAACCTTCTCTTATTGCTAAAAGTGAAGATCGTttgtttaaacatttatttgaagaCTATCAAAGATGGGTTCGTCCAGTGGAACGCTTGAATGACacaataaaaattaagtttGGCCTTGCAATCTCTCAGCTAGTAGATGTG GATGAGAAAAATCAATTGATGACAACAAATGTTTGGTTGAAACAG GAATGGGTAGATGTAAAATTAAGGTGGAATCCTGAAGACTATGCTGGAATAACGTCTATTCGTGTCCCATCAGATTCTATTTGGATTCCAGATATCGTGTTGTATGACAA TGCAGATGGACGTTTTGAGGGAACATCTACAAAAACTGTGGTAAAATATGATGGCACCATTGCCTGGACTCCGCCAGCAAACTACAAAAGTTCTTGCACTATTGATGTAACCTTCTTCCCCTTTGACCTCCAAAACTGCTCTATGAAATTTGGTTCCTGGACTTACGATGGCTCACAGGTTGATATAATTCTTGAAGATTACGATGTTGATAAGAGAGACTTTTTTGATAATGGAGAATGGGAAATAGTGACTGCAACAGGGAGCAAAGGAAATAGGACTGATGGATGCTGCTGGTATCCTTTTGTTACGTATTCATTTATAATTAGACGCTTGCCACTTTTTTACACGTTGTTTCTCATTATTCCTTGTATCGGACTTTCGTTTCTAACTGTCCTTGTCTTCTATCTTCCTTCAAATGAAGGTGAAAAAATTTCACTCTGCACTTCAGTACTAGTGTCTTtgactgttttccttcttgttaTTGAAGAGATTATTCCTTCATCTTCTAAAGTTATCCCACTTATAGGAGAGTACTTGGTGTTTACTATGATATTTGTGACATTGTCCATTGTGATAACTGTCTTTGCTATCAATATTCATCATCGCTCTTCATCGACACACAATGCTATGGCACCTTGGGTTCGCAAGATATTTCTTCACAAACTTCCCAAGCTGCTTTGCATGAGAAGTCATGTAGACAGATACTTTGCGCAGAAGGAGGAAACGGGAAACGTGAATGGATCGGAATCATCTAGGAACACTTTGGAAGCAGCTCTAGATTCTATCCGATATATTACAAGACATGTTATGAAGGAGAACGAAGTTCGCGAG GTTGTTGAAGACTGGAAGTTTATTGCTCAGGTGCTTGATCGAATGTTCCTATGGACTTTTCTTCTGGTTTCAATAATTGGATCACTTTTGTTATTTATTCCTGTTATTCATAAATGGGCAAGTATAATAGTACCTACACATATAGGCAGTAcaaatgcataa
- the CHRNA3 gene encoding neuronal acetylcholine receptor subunit alpha-3 — translation MESTRALLLTAAVCFLCQGCGGSEAEHRLYAALFESYNQFVRPVKNISDPVIIQFEVSMSQLVKVDEVNQIMETNLWLKHIWNDYKLRWNPADYGGAEFIRVPSGQIWKPDIVLYNNAVGDFQVDDKTKALLKYTGDVTWIPPAIFKSSCKIDVTYFPFDYQNCTMKFGSWSYDKAKIDLVLIGSTMNLKDYWESGEWAIIKAPGYKHDIKYNCCEEIYTDITYSLYIRRLPLFYTINMIIPCLLISFLTVLVFYLPSDCGEKVTLCISVLLSLTVFLLVITETIPSTSLVIPLIGEYLLFTMIFVTLSIVITVFVLNVHYRTPKTHTMPVWVRTIFLNLLPRIMFMTRPASDEENHQKPKPFFTSEFSNLNCFNTSETKCCKDGFVCQDVACSCCQYQRMKFSDFSGNLTRSSSSESVDPLFSLSVLSPEMKDAIESVKYIAENMKMQNEAKEIQDDWKYVAMVIDRIFLWVFILVCILGTAGLFLQPLMAGDEM, via the exons ATGGAGAGCACGCGCGCTCTCCTCCtaactgctgctgtttgctttctctgcCAAG GCTGCGGCGGCTCCGAGGCCGAGCACCGGCTCTACGCGGCCCTGTTCGAGAGCTACAACCAGTTCGTCCGTCCCGTCAAGAACATCTCGGACCCCGTCATCATCCAGTTCGAGGTGTCCATGTCCCAGCTGGTGAAGGTG GATGAAGTCAACCAGATAATGGAAACCAACCTGTGGCTGAAGCAC ATCTGGAACGATTACAAGCTTCGGTGGAATCCAGCAGACTATGGAGGTGCTGAATTCATCCGAGTACCATCTGGTCAGATCTGGAAGCCAGATATTGTTTTATATAACAA TGCAGTTGGGGATTTCCAGGTCGACGACAAGACAAAGGCCCTATTAAAATACACGGGTGATGTGACCTGGATACCTCCAGCTATATTTAAAAGCTCATGTAAAATAGATGTAACCTACTTCCCATTTGACTACCAGAACTGCACCATGAAGTTTGGTTCCTGGTCTTACGATAAAGCCAAAATTGACTTAGTTTTAATTGGCTCTACAATGAACCTGAAAGATTACTGGGAGAGTGGAGAATGGGCTATTATTAAAGCTCCCGGCTATAAACACGACATCAAATACAACTGCTGTGAAGAGATATATACAGACATCACATATTCTCTTTACATTAGGCGTTTACCTTTATTTTACACTATCAATATGATTATTCCCTGTCTGCTGATTTCTTTTCTGACTGTACTAGTTTTCTATTTGCCTTCGGACTGCGGTGAGAAGGTGACGCTCTGCATATCAGTCCTTCTATCTCTAACAGTGTTCCTCCTCGTTATCACAGAAACCATACCTTCTACTTCCCTGGTAATCCCCCTTATTGGGGAATACCTCCTTTTCACCATGATCTTTGTAACTCTCTCTATTGTCATCACGGTATTTGTACTTAACGTGCACTACAGAACACCCAAGACGCACACAATGCCTGTGTGGGTGAGAACCATTTTCTTGAACTTACTTCCCAGGATCATGTTTATGACAAGGCCTGCCAGTGACGAAGAGAATCATCAGAAGCCAAAGCCATTTTTCACTTCTGAGTTTTCAAACTTAAATTGCTTCAACACTTCTGAAACCAAATGCTGCAAAGATGGCTTTGTGTGCCAAGATGTGGCATGCAGCTGCTGTCAGTATCAACGCATGAAGTTCTCAGATTTCAGTGGCAATCTCACAAGAAGTTCAAGCTCTGAGTCTGTAGATCCTCTGTTTTCACTTTCAGTTCTGTCACCAGAAATGAAAGATGCTATTGAAAGTGTTAAATACATtgcagaaaatatgaaaatgcagAATGAAGCAAAAGAG attcAGGATGACTGGAAATACGTTGCCATGGTAATCGATCGTATTTTTCTATGGGTTTTCATCCTGGTATGTATTCTAGGAACAGCAGGATTGTTTTTACAACCCTTGATGGCTGGAGATGAAATGTAA